In a single window of the Xylanibacillus composti genome:
- the cysE gene encoding serine O-acetyltransferase, with protein MREDIRTVFENDPAARSIPEVLFTYSGLHALWAHRVAHWFYRKRRFGIARLVSQISRFFTGIEIHPGARIGRRFFIDHGMGVVIGETCEIGDDVVLYQGVTLGGTGKEKGKRHPTIGNNVVVGSGAKVLGSFTVGDYARIGSNAVVLKEVPPHSTVVGNPGRIVKVNGKRVDKLDHGNLPDPVIDICSQLQRQIDMLKAELQGLAAEKDKLLKEKVKDGGSV; from the coding sequence ATGCGTGAAGACATCCGCACCGTATTCGAGAACGATCCGGCGGCGCGGAGCATTCCGGAGGTGTTATTTACGTATTCGGGCTTGCATGCACTATGGGCCCATCGTGTAGCGCATTGGTTCTATCGCAAGCGGAGGTTCGGGATTGCGAGACTGGTGTCGCAAATCAGTCGATTCTTTACCGGGATCGAGATACACCCGGGGGCGCGCATCGGCAGACGGTTCTTCATCGATCACGGAATGGGCGTGGTCATTGGCGAGACATGCGAAATCGGCGACGATGTGGTCCTGTACCAGGGGGTAACGCTTGGCGGCACCGGGAAGGAGAAGGGGAAGCGTCACCCTACTATTGGAAACAACGTGGTGGTCGGATCAGGTGCGAAGGTGCTTGGCTCGTTCACGGTAGGCGATTATGCGCGAATCGGCTCCAACGCTGTCGTGCTGAAGGAGGTGCCCCCGCACAGCACCGTAGTGGGCAACCCGGGACGGATTGTAAAGGTGAACGGCAAGCGCGTCGACAAGCTGGATCACGGCAACTTGCCAGACCCGGTAATCGACATTTGCAGCCAGCTCCAGCGGCAAATTGACATGCTGAAAGCGGAGCTGCAGGGATTGGCTGCAGAGAAAGACAAATTGCTGAAGGAAAAAGTGAAGGATGGAGGATCAGTCTAA
- a CDS encoding DUF1573 domain-containing protein — protein MSTIQLSDFQKQVSELLLRHRSLLDVLSKYDQSNASVHRSIVKAITECGCVEVNGKKQQFAPEMTLEEAKNTLETHMSGQLCDTCLDAVSAEFGKNLFYMSSLCNLLNIKLEDVIDREMKKCSTLGLFNLS, from the coding sequence ATGAGCACGATTCAGTTAAGCGATTTTCAAAAACAAGTGTCCGAATTATTGCTCCGTCACCGCAGTCTCTTGGACGTCTTGTCCAAATACGATCAATCGAATGCTTCCGTCCATCGCTCTATCGTCAAGGCCATTACAGAATGCGGCTGCGTTGAGGTAAACGGCAAGAAACAACAGTTCGCGCCGGAAATGACGCTCGAAGAAGCCAAGAATACCTTGGAGACACATATGTCGGGCCAGCTGTGCGATACGTGCCTTGATGCAGTGAGCGCGGAATTCGGAAAAAATCTATTTTACATGTCCTCGTTGTGCAATTTGCTGAATATTAAGCTGGAAGATGTTATTGATCGCGAAATGAAGAAGTGTTCCACGCTGGGATTGTTCAATCTTTCTTGA
- the gltX gene encoding glutamate--tRNA ligase yields the protein MAEAAGAVRVRYAPSPTGHLHIGNARTALFNYLFARSKGGAFIIRIEDTDTKRNVEGGEQNQLRFLKWLGMDWDESVDIGGEYGPYRQTERLALYEKYWRQLLEEGKAYKCYCTEEELEREREEQMARGENPMYSGKCRSLTPEQEQAYVEEGRVPSVRFQVPKGRVYTFQDMVKGEVSFEAETSGDFVIVKKDGIPTYNFAVVVDDRLMEISHVLRGDDHISNTPRQMMIYEALGWTPPTFGHMTLIVNEQKKKLSKRDESIIQFIEQYHDLGYLPEALFNFIALLGWSPEGEEEIFDREQFVAIFDENRLSKSPAVFDTNKLAWMNNYYMKKAELSRVVELALPHLQKAGRLPEALSEEQRAWVEELVALQQEKMVAASDIVPLSDLFFNDELELEEEAKAVLAEEQVPAVLKRFGEVLEELECFTVEAIQASIKQVQKDTGCKGKQLFMPIRAALTGQTHGPDLNRSLYLLGKEKLIKRLAAWR from the coding sequence ATGGCAGAAGCAGCAGGCGCGGTGCGTGTACGATATGCGCCCAGCCCGACCGGTCACTTGCATATCGGCAATGCCCGGACGGCTTTGTTCAACTATTTGTTTGCGCGCAGCAAGGGCGGCGCATTCATTATTCGCATAGAGGATACCGATACGAAACGCAATGTAGAAGGCGGCGAGCAAAACCAGCTCCGGTTCCTGAAGTGGCTAGGTATGGATTGGGACGAGAGCGTAGACATCGGCGGGGAGTATGGTCCTTATCGCCAGACAGAGAGGCTGGCGCTGTACGAGAAGTATTGGCGGCAGCTGCTCGAAGAAGGAAAGGCTTATAAATGCTACTGTACGGAAGAGGAGTTGGAACGCGAGCGCGAAGAGCAAATGGCGAGGGGAGAAAACCCGATGTACTCCGGCAAATGCCGTTCGCTGACCCCGGAGCAGGAGCAAGCCTATGTGGAAGAAGGGCGCGTGCCGAGCGTACGGTTCCAAGTGCCGAAAGGACGCGTTTACACGTTTCAAGATATGGTCAAAGGCGAGGTTTCCTTTGAAGCGGAAACCAGCGGCGACTTCGTCATCGTGAAGAAGGACGGTATTCCCACTTACAATTTCGCTGTTGTCGTGGACGATCGCTTGATGGAGATTTCCCATGTGCTCAGAGGGGACGACCATATTTCCAACACGCCTCGACAGATGATGATTTATGAAGCGCTCGGCTGGACGCCTCCGACGTTCGGCCATATGACGTTGATCGTCAACGAACAGAAGAAGAAGCTCAGCAAGCGGGACGAGTCGATCATTCAATTTATCGAGCAGTATCATGATCTGGGCTACTTGCCGGAGGCGCTGTTCAACTTTATCGCGCTGCTTGGCTGGTCCCCGGAAGGCGAGGAGGAAATCTTCGACCGCGAGCAATTCGTAGCCATCTTCGATGAAAACCGCCTTTCCAAAAGTCCGGCTGTATTCGATACGAACAAACTGGCTTGGATGAACAACTATTATATGAAAAAGGCGGAGCTGTCACGTGTCGTAGAGCTTGCGCTGCCGCATCTGCAGAAAGCAGGTCGGCTTCCCGAGGCGTTGAGCGAGGAACAGCGGGCTTGGGTAGAAGAGCTGGTTGCGCTGCAGCAGGAGAAAATGGTCGCGGCATCGGATATTGTGCCGCTGTCGGACTTGTTCTTCAACGATGAGCTTGAGCTGGAGGAAGAAGCGAAGGCTGTGCTCGCCGAGGAGCAGGTGCCGGCTGTGCTGAAGCGCTTCGGGGAAGTGCTGGAGGAATTGGAGTGCTTTACAGTCGAAGCAATACAGGCTTCCATCAAGCAAGTGCAGAAGGATACAGGCTGCAAGGGCAAGCAGTTGTTTATGCCGATCCGCGCAGCGCTGACCGGACAAACCCATGGACCGGACTTGAACCGCTCGCTGTACTTGCTGGGCAAGGAGAAGCTGATCAAGCGTCTGGCGGCATGGCGGTAA
- a CDS encoding PIN/TRAM domain-containing protein — MWKRIYHGSCLAIGAYGGWQLSRMQPEWTERLAGGAYWLAGVGAVLLLIIGIWGGQALLSLWNRMEIKLENVPGSELLALSIGALIGLVPGALVMQLLMPLPIMGSVLSALVLSGCCAVGARIGYSRREEWAALMAGLRINKGKDGEYKGIPEHKILDTSVIIDGRIADICKTGFVEGTLVIPEFVLEELQHIADSSDLLKRNRGRRGLDILNKIQKELDVRVLIYEGDFEEISEVDSKLVKLAKVLQGKVVTNDYNLNKVCELQGVAVLNINDLANAVKPVVLPGEEIVVSVIKDGKEHGQGVAYLDDGTMIVVENGREYIGSTIEVLVTSVLQTSAGRMIFAKPKLIERAL, encoded by the coding sequence ATGTGGAAACGCATATATCATGGAAGTTGCTTGGCAATCGGCGCTTATGGCGGTTGGCAATTGTCCCGCATGCAGCCGGAATGGACAGAACGCTTGGCTGGCGGAGCCTATTGGCTGGCCGGAGTTGGTGCCGTGCTCTTATTGATTATTGGTATCTGGGGCGGACAAGCTCTGTTGTCGCTATGGAACCGCATGGAGATCAAGCTGGAGAATGTGCCGGGCTCGGAGCTGTTAGCCCTGTCGATCGGGGCGCTCATCGGGCTGGTGCCCGGTGCTTTGGTTATGCAGCTGTTGATGCCTCTTCCGATCATGGGTTCCGTCTTGTCCGCTTTGGTGCTTTCCGGATGCTGCGCAGTAGGTGCGCGCATTGGCTATAGCCGTCGGGAGGAATGGGCGGCGCTCATGGCAGGGCTGAGGATCAATAAGGGAAAGGACGGCGAGTACAAGGGGATCCCGGAGCATAAAATTTTGGATACAAGTGTCATTATTGATGGACGCATCGCAGATATTTGCAAGACGGGATTCGTAGAAGGCACGCTGGTCATTCCTGAATTTGTGCTGGAGGAGCTTCAGCATATCGCCGATTCATCCGATCTGCTCAAGCGCAATCGCGGCAGGCGGGGACTGGACATCCTCAACAAAATCCAAAAAGAGCTAGATGTGCGGGTTCTCATCTATGAAGGGGACTTTGAGGAAATTTCCGAGGTGGACAGCAAGCTGGTCAAGCTGGCCAAGGTGCTTCAGGGCAAGGTCGTCACGAATGATTACAATCTGAATAAAGTATGTGAGCTGCAAGGTGTAGCCGTGCTTAACATCAACGATCTGGCCAATGCGGTGAAGCCTGTCGTGCTGCCCGGGGAGGAAATTGTCGTCAGCGTCATCAAGGACGGCAAGGAACATGGGCAAGGGGTGGCCTATCTGGATGACGGCACGATGATCGTTGTCGAGAACGGCCGCGAATATATCGGAAGCACGATAGAGGTGCTCGTTACAAGCGTGCTTCAGACCTCAGCCGGCAGAATGATTTTTGCCAAGCCGAAGCTGATTGAAAGGGCGCTGTAA
- the ispD gene encoding 2-C-methyl-D-erythritol 4-phosphate cytidylyltransferase — METAGAIIVAAGRGKRMGTTESKQFLPLAGKPVLVYALEAFERTGRFERIVVVTGEEDRERVCKLAAGCRLKTPIIVVAGGKERQHSVYAGLQAVDSDWVLVHDAARPFIEPAQIERCLSAAQERQAAAVLAVRVKDTIKVADEAGVITHTPNRDTLWAVQTPQAFRTVELREAHEHAAREGFVGTDDAMLMERAGKQVHIVEGSYSNIKLTTPDDWHWAEEHIRRYAERDSEIRVEENGAAETARQRKETDG, encoded by the coding sequence ATGGAAACAGCGGGGGCAATCATTGTAGCGGCTGGCCGCGGCAAGCGAATGGGAACTACGGAGAGCAAGCAGTTTTTACCGCTGGCTGGAAAGCCGGTGCTGGTGTATGCGCTGGAGGCATTCGAACGAACAGGGCGGTTTGAGCGGATTGTGGTGGTAACCGGCGAGGAAGACAGAGAGCGCGTATGCAAGTTGGCAGCGGGCTGCCGCTTGAAGACACCCATTATCGTGGTGGCCGGCGGCAAGGAGCGCCAGCATTCGGTCTATGCCGGGCTGCAGGCGGTGGATAGTGATTGGGTGCTGGTGCACGATGCAGCGCGACCGTTCATCGAGCCTGCGCAAATCGAACGCTGCTTGTCCGCTGCGCAGGAGAGGCAGGCGGCGGCAGTACTCGCTGTTCGGGTGAAGGATACGATCAAAGTCGCTGACGAAGCGGGGGTTATTACGCATACGCCGAATCGCGATACGCTGTGGGCGGTACAAACACCGCAGGCGTTCCGCACCGTCGAGCTGCGTGAGGCTCATGAGCATGCGGCACGTGAAGGATTTGTCGGCACGGACGATGCGATGCTGATGGAGCGTGCGGGCAAGCAGGTCCACATTGTGGAAGGCAGCTATTCGAATATCAAGCTGACTACGCCTGATGACTGGCATTGGGCTGAGGAGCATATCAGGCGTTACGCTGAGCGCGACTCGGAAATTCGTGTCGAAGAAAATGGCGCGGCGGAAACTGCCCGGCAAAGAAAGGAGACAGACGGATGA
- the cysS gene encoding cysteine--tRNA ligase encodes MTLHIYNSMSRRKEKFEPLAAGKVAMYVCGPTVYGYIHIGNARPVIFFDTVRRYLTVLGYEVRYVMNYTDVDDKLIRKAEEMGKTVPEVAEQFIQAFNEDVRKLGVAPAIHPRVTETIPEIIDFIRRLEEEGYAYENGGDVFYRTSKFDEYGKLSHQKLEELQFGKRIEVDERKEHAQDFVLWKKAKPGEIYWESPWGQGRPGWHIECSAMAHKLLGDTIDIHGGGLDLQFPHHECEIAQSEAYTGKPLARYWMHNGYIQINNEKMSKSLHNGVLVHDILERIKPQAVRMFMLSTHYRSPLSFSDDALKQAEQSLNRIQNAADNLRHRMNAAVALSDEDSAAVLEKLEETLNRFHAKMQDDFNTPDAITAVFDLVSELNVYMERPQTNLAVLQRAEAILSEMDAVLGILREEEQTLLDEQVEALIQERVEARKAKNWARADEIRDELAAQGILLEDTPQGIRWRRK; translated from the coding sequence ATGACGCTGCACATATACAACTCGATGAGCCGCCGAAAGGAAAAATTTGAGCCGCTGGCCGCGGGCAAGGTTGCGATGTACGTCTGCGGGCCGACCGTGTACGGCTACATTCATATCGGAAATGCGCGTCCGGTCATATTTTTTGACACTGTGCGCCGCTACTTGACCGTATTGGGCTATGAGGTCCGCTATGTCATGAACTACACGGATGTGGATGACAAGCTTATTCGCAAGGCGGAAGAAATGGGAAAGACCGTGCCGGAAGTGGCGGAGCAATTCATCCAGGCGTTTAACGAGGATGTGCGCAAGCTGGGGGTCGCTCCGGCGATTCATCCGCGTGTGACGGAAACGATACCCGAGATTATCGATTTCATCCGGCGATTGGAAGAAGAGGGCTATGCTTACGAAAACGGTGGAGACGTCTTTTACCGTACGAGCAAATTTGACGAGTATGGCAAGCTCTCGCATCAGAAGCTTGAGGAGCTGCAGTTCGGCAAGCGGATTGAGGTGGATGAACGCAAGGAGCATGCCCAGGATTTCGTCCTGTGGAAGAAAGCCAAGCCGGGCGAAATCTATTGGGAAAGCCCTTGGGGACAAGGCCGTCCAGGCTGGCATATCGAGTGTTCGGCAATGGCCCACAAGCTGCTCGGCGATACGATCGACATTCATGGCGGCGGACTTGATTTGCAGTTTCCGCATCACGAATGCGAGATTGCACAATCCGAGGCATATACCGGCAAGCCGCTGGCACGCTACTGGATGCATAACGGCTATATCCAGATCAACAACGAAAAGATGTCCAAGTCGCTGCATAACGGGGTCCTCGTTCATGACATTCTGGAGAGGATCAAGCCGCAAGCGGTTCGGATGTTCATGCTGTCGACTCACTATCGCAGTCCGCTCTCCTTCAGCGATGACGCATTGAAGCAGGCCGAGCAAAGCTTGAATCGGATACAAAACGCGGCGGACAATCTGCGGCACCGCATGAACGCTGCGGTTGCCCTCTCTGATGAGGACAGCGCAGCGGTACTCGAGAAGCTCGAGGAAACATTGAACCGATTCCATGCAAAAATGCAGGATGATTTCAATACGCCGGATGCGATTACGGCGGTGTTCGACCTGGTCAGCGAACTGAATGTGTACATGGAGCGTCCGCAAACCAATTTGGCTGTTCTGCAGAGAGCGGAAGCCATTCTGAGCGAAATGGATGCGGTATTGGGCATACTACGCGAAGAGGAACAAACGCTGTTGGACGAACAGGTAGAAGCGCTGATTCAGGAACGAGTCGAAGCCCGCAAGGCCAAAAACTGGGCGCGCGCGGATGAAATACGCGACGAGCTTGCCGCGCAAGGGATTTTGCTGGAGGATACCCCGCAGGGCATCCGCTGGCGCCGCAAGTAG
- the ispF gene encoding 2-C-methyl-D-erythritol 2,4-cyclodiphosphate synthase, with protein MIRIGQGFDVHQLTEGRACIIGGVAIPHEKGLLGHSDADVLLHAITDAVLGALALGDIGKHFPDTDKAYKDADSLKLLKQVWVLAKERGYRLGNVDATIIAQQPKMGPHIPQMREIIADALEAEIDCVNVKATTTEWLGFVGREEGIAAQAVVCLQKNML; from the coding sequence ATGATTCGGATCGGACAAGGGTTTGATGTCCATCAATTGACGGAGGGCCGCGCTTGCATCATCGGCGGCGTCGCCATTCCCCACGAGAAAGGCTTGCTCGGCCATTCAGATGCAGACGTGCTGCTGCATGCGATTACCGATGCGGTGCTCGGCGCGCTCGCGCTTGGGGATATCGGCAAGCATTTCCCTGACACGGACAAGGCCTATAAAGACGCTGACAGCTTAAAGCTGCTGAAACAGGTATGGGTGTTGGCTAAGGAGCGGGGCTATCGGCTCGGCAATGTGGATGCGACCATCATTGCGCAGCAGCCGAAAATGGGACCCCATATTCCGCAGATGCGCGAGATCATAGCAGATGCGCTGGAGGCGGAAATAGATTGCGTCAACGTGAAGGCAACGACCACCGAATGGCTCGGGTTTGTCGGCCGAGAGGAAGGAATAGCGGCCCAGGCCGTTGTCTGTCTGCAAAAAAATATGCTATGA